Proteins encoded within one genomic window of Humulus lupulus chromosome 1, drHumLupu1.1, whole genome shotgun sequence:
- the LOC133789651 gene encoding uncharacterized protein LOC133789651 isoform X3, which produces MAPISDKRRKCPQLLFVNENSVLLHCLLLKHLSLRPYSKSPGNMSSLIDMAEDQHEPLILQSPPPPQYKDSSDYNDEIVPCSLSPGPDSSPPTPADDNQRLVSLDVFRGLTIALMILVDDAGGAFPSINHSPWFGVTLADFVVPFFLFGVGVSISLVFKKLSNKPRATMKVLLRAIKLFLLGLLLQEIWLVKNIRVESPAAFIRKYYSQGLFAILLCSVYMLLLYGLYVPNWAFAASHLNLSGYASETLAVHCEVRGSLEPPCNSVGLIDRVILGENHLYQRPVYRRTKECSVNSPDYGPLPPNSPGWCLAPFDPEGIISSLMAAITCFVGLLYGHIVVHFKGQRQKILLWSSFSIPLIIMGFILEVLGIPFSKPLYTLSYTFLTAGASGLCLTIIYYIVDVKVIRKPTMLLQWMGMNALIIYALAACELFPAAVQGFYWQSPENNLVDGTETLLQAILHSRKWGTLVFVMLEILFWGVIAGFLHMKGIYMKL; this is translated from the exons ATGGCGCCAATTAGTGACAAAAGACGAAAATGCCCTCAATTATTGTTTGTCAACGAAAATTCAGTACTCCTCCACTGTCTGCTTCTTAAACACTTGTCCCTGAGACCGTATTCTAAGTCGCCGGGAAATATGTCGTCGCTCATCGACATGGCCGAGGACCAGCATGAACCTCTTATTCTCCAATCACCTCCCCCGCCACAGTACAAAGACTCCTCCGACTATAACGACGAAATCGTTCCCTGCTCACTGTCTCCGGGTCCCGATTCATCGCCACCTACTCCCGCCGATGATAATCAACGTCTCGTATCTCTTGACGTCTTTCGTGGCCTCACCATCGCT TTGATGATATTGGTGGATGACGCCGGAGGAGCTTTTCCGTCAATAAATCATTCTCCATGGTTTGGTGTAACGCTTGCAGATTTTGTAGTGcccttttttctttttggtgTTGGTGTTTCTATCAGTCTAGTATTCAAG AAACTCTCCAATAAACCAAGAGCTACAATGAAAGTACTGCTGAGGGCAATTAAGCTCTTTCTATTAGGATTGTTACTTCAAG AGATCTGGCTTGTTAAAAACATCAGGGTTGAATCTCCAGCAGCATTTATAAGAAAATACTACTCTCAAGG GTTGTTTGCCATCTTACTCTGCTCAGTTTACATGCTCTTGTTATATGGTCTTTATGTTCCAAATTGGGCTTTTGCAGCTTCCCATTTGAACTTGTCTGGTTATGCTTCAGAAACTTTAGCT GTCCATTGTGAAGTGAGGGGAAGTCTTGAACCTCCTTGCAATTCTGTCGGTTTGATTGACAGAGTTATTCTTGGAGAAAATCATCTTTACCAGCGTCCTGTTTACAGAAGAACAAAG GAATGCAGTGTTAATTCTCCCGACTATGGACCTCTTCCACCAAATTCACCAGGGTGGTGCCTTGCGCCATTTGATCCCGAGGGCATTATAAG TTCTCTGATGGCTGCCATTACATGTTTTGTGGGATTGCTTTACGGGCACATAGTTGTGCATTTTAAG GGCCAAAGACAGAAGATACTTCTGTGGTCCTCATTTTCAATCCCCCTTATAATCATGGGATTCATTCTGGAGGTTTTAG GCATTCCTTTTTCAAAACCTTTATATACTTTGAGCTACACATTTCTGACAGCTGGAGCATCGGGCTTGTGTTTAACCATTATCTATTACATT GTCGATGTCAAAGTGATTAGAAAGCCTACTATGTTATTGCAGTGGATGGGGATGAATGCTCTCATTATCTATGCTTTGGCTGCCTGCGAACTTTTCCCGGCAGCTGTGCAGGGTTTCTATTGGCAGTCACCTGAAAACAACCTG GTTGATGGCACGGAAACCTTATTGCAGGCCATACTACATTCAAGGAAATGGGGTACCTTAGTGTTTGTAATGCTTGAAATTTTATTCTGGGGTGTCATCGCTGGTTTTCTTCACATGAAAGGCATATACATGAAACTATAA
- the LOC133789651 gene encoding uncharacterized protein LOC133789651 isoform X1: MAPISDKRRKCPQLLFVNENSVLLHCLLLKHLSLRPYSKSPGNMSSLIDMAEDQHEPLILQSPPPPQYKDSSDYNDEIVPCSLSPGPDSSPPTPADDNQRLVSLDVFRGLTIALMILVDDAGGAFPSINHSPWFGVTLADFVVPFFLFGVGVSISLVFKKLSNKPRATMKVLLRAIKLFLLGLLLQGGYFHGRSHLTYGVDVGKIRWLGVLQRISIAYLLASMSEIWLVKNIRVESPAAFIRKYYSQGLFAILLCSVYMLLLYGLYVPNWAFAASHLNLSGYASETLAVHCEVRGSLEPPCNSVGLIDRVILGENHLYQRPVYRRTKECSVNSPDYGPLPPNSPGWCLAPFDPEGIISSLMAAITCFVGLLYGHIVVHFKGQRQKILLWSSFSIPLIIMGFILEVLGIPFSKPLYTLSYTFLTAGASGLCLTIIYYIVDVKVIRKPTMLLQWMGMNALIIYALAACELFPAAVQGFYWQSPENNLVDGTETLLQAILHSRKWGTLVFVMLEILFWGVIAGFLHMKGIYMKL, translated from the exons ATGGCGCCAATTAGTGACAAAAGACGAAAATGCCCTCAATTATTGTTTGTCAACGAAAATTCAGTACTCCTCCACTGTCTGCTTCTTAAACACTTGTCCCTGAGACCGTATTCTAAGTCGCCGGGAAATATGTCGTCGCTCATCGACATGGCCGAGGACCAGCATGAACCTCTTATTCTCCAATCACCTCCCCCGCCACAGTACAAAGACTCCTCCGACTATAACGACGAAATCGTTCCCTGCTCACTGTCTCCGGGTCCCGATTCATCGCCACCTACTCCCGCCGATGATAATCAACGTCTCGTATCTCTTGACGTCTTTCGTGGCCTCACCATCGCT TTGATGATATTGGTGGATGACGCCGGAGGAGCTTTTCCGTCAATAAATCATTCTCCATGGTTTGGTGTAACGCTTGCAGATTTTGTAGTGcccttttttctttttggtgTTGGTGTTTCTATCAGTCTAGTATTCAAG AAACTCTCCAATAAACCAAGAGCTACAATGAAAGTACTGCTGAGGGCAATTAAGCTCTTTCTATTAGGATTGTTACTTCAAG GTGGGTATTTCCATGGGCGTAGCCATTTGACGTATGGAGTTGATGTGGGCAAAATTCGTTGGTTAGGAGTGTTACAG AGGATATCAATTGCTTATTTACTAGCTTCAATGTCAGAGATCTGGCTTGTTAAAAACATCAGGGTTGAATCTCCAGCAGCATTTATAAGAAAATACTACTCTCAAGG GTTGTTTGCCATCTTACTCTGCTCAGTTTACATGCTCTTGTTATATGGTCTTTATGTTCCAAATTGGGCTTTTGCAGCTTCCCATTTGAACTTGTCTGGTTATGCTTCAGAAACTTTAGCT GTCCATTGTGAAGTGAGGGGAAGTCTTGAACCTCCTTGCAATTCTGTCGGTTTGATTGACAGAGTTATTCTTGGAGAAAATCATCTTTACCAGCGTCCTGTTTACAGAAGAACAAAG GAATGCAGTGTTAATTCTCCCGACTATGGACCTCTTCCACCAAATTCACCAGGGTGGTGCCTTGCGCCATTTGATCCCGAGGGCATTATAAG TTCTCTGATGGCTGCCATTACATGTTTTGTGGGATTGCTTTACGGGCACATAGTTGTGCATTTTAAG GGCCAAAGACAGAAGATACTTCTGTGGTCCTCATTTTCAATCCCCCTTATAATCATGGGATTCATTCTGGAGGTTTTAG GCATTCCTTTTTCAAAACCTTTATATACTTTGAGCTACACATTTCTGACAGCTGGAGCATCGGGCTTGTGTTTAACCATTATCTATTACATT GTCGATGTCAAAGTGATTAGAAAGCCTACTATGTTATTGCAGTGGATGGGGATGAATGCTCTCATTATCTATGCTTTGGCTGCCTGCGAACTTTTCCCGGCAGCTGTGCAGGGTTTCTATTGGCAGTCACCTGAAAACAACCTG GTTGATGGCACGGAAACCTTATTGCAGGCCATACTACATTCAAGGAAATGGGGTACCTTAGTGTTTGTAATGCTTGAAATTTTATTCTGGGGTGTCATCGCTGGTTTTCTTCACATGAAAGGCATATACATGAAACTATAA
- the LOC133789688 gene encoding uncharacterized protein LOC133789688 — protein sequence MKNPICSTSSDDDEYDSAGLEPYCWWRSAEKFKDCTRLKLYLPNVAGLTPRLRVLRELERLALVAHEGLNDLRQKLVTYRSGDFWMPTGGVPKEKTDIPPVVTILLVGFSGSGKSSLVNLMYCVLGRSGLVPFAQTSSGNSPDYTSMFLEEHNVLRSLRSGFCVYDSRGFDYEQMSENIEELSSWMNDGIHHNQLCLRSGDHLLRKDELEVLMSRSSSKFERRRVNCAMVVANIAEIYKAYKAGNYKPMDAIKELYSLPAFKKCIESPILILTHGDMLSTEERLEGRIKISEWLNISETSGVYDIVCLTEYGFIAEDSDPVSAYAMTEAIYRALIISDRTHSPKRSFLDWAMIVLSWIMCFIAAFFAFLSEICSKLSNSGGKLKL from the exons ATGAAGAATCCAATATGCTCTACTTCGAGCGACGACGACGAGTACGACTCGGCGGGTTTGGAGCCGTATTGTTGGTGGAGATCGGCGGAGAAGTTCAAAGACTGTACAAGGCTCAAGCTTTATCTCCCCAACGTGGCGGGCCTCACACCGAGGCTAAGGGTGCTGAGAGAGCTTGAGAGATTGGCTCTTGTTGCGCACGAAGGTCTCAATGACCTCAGGCAGAAGCTGGTGACGTATCGGTCCGGTGATTTTTGGATGCCAACCGGAGGTGTTCCCAAGGAAAAGACTGATATTCCTCCAGTTGTTACAATTCTCTTGGTGGGATTTTCTGGTTCTGGCAAGAGCTCTCTTGTCAACCTTATGTACTGCGTTTTGGGCCGCTCAGGACTCGTTCCTTTTGCTCAAACTTCTTCTG GGAATAGTCCTGATTACACAAGTATGTTTTTGGAGGAACATAATGTACTGAGGTCACTGCGAAGTGGGTTTTGCGTGTATGACTCGAGAGGTTTTGACTATGAGCAAATGAGTGAGAATATAGAAGAGTTATCAAGTTGGATGAATGATGGGATTCACCATAATCAGCTGTGTTTAAGATCAGGAGATCATTTGTTACGAAAAGATGAACTAGAAGTTCTTATGTCGAGATCGTCTTCAAAATTTGAAAGGAGGAGAGTCAATTGTGCCATGGTGGTGGCTAACATAGCAGAGATCTATAAGGCTTACAAAGCAGGGAATTACAAGCCAATGGATGCCATTAAAGAGCTCTACTCTTTACCTGCCTTTAAAAAATGCA TTGAGAGCCCAATACTGATATTGACACATGGTGACATGTTATCAACTGAGGAAAGACTTGAAGGGAGGATTAAAATAAGTGAATGGCTAAATATATCAGAGACAAGTGGAGTGTATGACATTGTGTGCTTAACCGAGTATGGATTTATTGCAGAAGATTCAGACCCAGTTTCAGCTTATGCAATGACAGAAGCAATTTATAGAGCATTGATCATATCAGACAGAACTCATTCGCCCAAGAGAAGTTTTCTGGACTGGGCCATGATCGTATTGTCTTGGATTATGTGCTTCATTGCAGCTTTCTTTGCTTTCCTGTCTGAGATTTGCTCCAAACTCTCAAACAGCGGTGGAAAACTGAAGTTGTGA
- the LOC133819141 gene encoding uncharacterized protein LOC133819141 codes for MQPRFATVAARSTHWLFSSRARQRGLASVTTPYHTADPAGHAEDYEAHQPTSPHGNPDEARNAAEPKPAEPPEKTEYKLAGTTEPLRPPKAATTHGSSPRLESTGVNQPLDPTSQQKRNQMTNTISLEDSNCAGLDGSPWPNDEGERRRDRAEQETDDIEYFKHHKASPLSEMEMADTRKPITQATAGTAYYGTSGDVIVWRPEQLDTAEEALRRAAEIWKQNAMRGDPDAPHSRLLRALRGEDF; via the exons atgcaaCCAAGATTTGCAACCGTAGCAGCAAGATCAACTCACTGGCTCTTCTCCTCCAGAGCTCGCCAGCGTGGACTAGCCTCCGTTACGACGCCGTATCACACCGCTGACCCTGCTGGTCATGCCGAAGATTACGAAGCTCACCAACCTACTTCTCCTCATGGAAACCCAGAT GAAGCGAGAAATGCTGCAGAGCCCAAACCTGCTGAGCCGCCagagaaaacagagtataaactGGCAGGTACAACTGAACCGCTTAGGCCACCTAAAGCGGCGACCACGCATGGTAGCTCGCCAAGGCTGGAGAGCACCGGAGTGAACCAGCCACTGGACCCTACTTCACAGCAAAAGCGAAACCAAATGACGAATACGATTTCTCTTGAAGATTCGAACTGCGCGGGACTGGACGGGTCGCCGTGGCCGAATGACGAGGGAGAGAGGCGGAGAGATAGAGCGGAGCAAGAAACGGACGACATAGAGTACTTCAAGCATCACAAGGCGTCGCCGTTGTCGGAGATGGAGATGGCCGATACACGGAAGCCTATCACTCAGGCCACTGCTGGTACGGCTTATTACGGCACGAGTGGGGACGTGATCGTGTGGAGGCCGGAGCAGCTGGACACGGCTGAGGAAGCGCTGAGGAGGGCTGCGGAGATATGGAAGCAGAATGCGATGCGTGGTGACCCTGATGCTCCTCATTCTAGGCTTCTTAGGGCCCTGCGCGGTGAGGATTTCTGA
- the LOC133789651 gene encoding uncharacterized protein LOC133789651 isoform X2 — protein sequence MAPISDKRRKCPQLLFVNENSVLLHCLLLKHLSLRPYSKSPGNMSSLIDMAEDQHEPLILQSPPPPQYKDSSDYNDEIVPCSLSPGPDSSPPTPADDNQRLVSLDVFRGLTIALMILVDDAGGAFPSINHSPWFGVTLADFVVPFFLFGVGVSISLVFKKLSNKPRATMKVLLRAIKLFLLGLLLQGGYFHGRSHLTYGVDVGKIRWLGVLQRISIAYLLASMSEIWLVKNIRVESPAAFIRKYYSQGLFAILLCSVYMLLLYGLYVPNWAFAASHLNLSGYASETLAVHCEVRGSLEPPCNSVGLIDRVILGENHLYQRPVYRRTKECSVNSPDYGPLPPNSPGWCLAPFDPEGIISSLMAAITCFVGLLYGHIVVHFKGQRQKILLWSSFSIPLIIMGFILEVLGIPFSKPLYTLSYTFLTAGASGLCLTIIYYIWMGMNALIIYALAACELFPAAVQGFYWQSPENNLVDGTETLLQAILHSRKWGTLVFVMLEILFWGVIAGFLHMKGIYMKL from the exons ATGGCGCCAATTAGTGACAAAAGACGAAAATGCCCTCAATTATTGTTTGTCAACGAAAATTCAGTACTCCTCCACTGTCTGCTTCTTAAACACTTGTCCCTGAGACCGTATTCTAAGTCGCCGGGAAATATGTCGTCGCTCATCGACATGGCCGAGGACCAGCATGAACCTCTTATTCTCCAATCACCTCCCCCGCCACAGTACAAAGACTCCTCCGACTATAACGACGAAATCGTTCCCTGCTCACTGTCTCCGGGTCCCGATTCATCGCCACCTACTCCCGCCGATGATAATCAACGTCTCGTATCTCTTGACGTCTTTCGTGGCCTCACCATCGCT TTGATGATATTGGTGGATGACGCCGGAGGAGCTTTTCCGTCAATAAATCATTCTCCATGGTTTGGTGTAACGCTTGCAGATTTTGTAGTGcccttttttctttttggtgTTGGTGTTTCTATCAGTCTAGTATTCAAG AAACTCTCCAATAAACCAAGAGCTACAATGAAAGTACTGCTGAGGGCAATTAAGCTCTTTCTATTAGGATTGTTACTTCAAG GTGGGTATTTCCATGGGCGTAGCCATTTGACGTATGGAGTTGATGTGGGCAAAATTCGTTGGTTAGGAGTGTTACAG AGGATATCAATTGCTTATTTACTAGCTTCAATGTCAGAGATCTGGCTTGTTAAAAACATCAGGGTTGAATCTCCAGCAGCATTTATAAGAAAATACTACTCTCAAGG GTTGTTTGCCATCTTACTCTGCTCAGTTTACATGCTCTTGTTATATGGTCTTTATGTTCCAAATTGGGCTTTTGCAGCTTCCCATTTGAACTTGTCTGGTTATGCTTCAGAAACTTTAGCT GTCCATTGTGAAGTGAGGGGAAGTCTTGAACCTCCTTGCAATTCTGTCGGTTTGATTGACAGAGTTATTCTTGGAGAAAATCATCTTTACCAGCGTCCTGTTTACAGAAGAACAAAG GAATGCAGTGTTAATTCTCCCGACTATGGACCTCTTCCACCAAATTCACCAGGGTGGTGCCTTGCGCCATTTGATCCCGAGGGCATTATAAG TTCTCTGATGGCTGCCATTACATGTTTTGTGGGATTGCTTTACGGGCACATAGTTGTGCATTTTAAG GGCCAAAGACAGAAGATACTTCTGTGGTCCTCATTTTCAATCCCCCTTATAATCATGGGATTCATTCTGGAGGTTTTAG GCATTCCTTTTTCAAAACCTTTATATACTTTGAGCTACACATTTCTGACAGCTGGAGCATCGGGCTTGTGTTTAACCATTATCTATTACATT TGGATGGGGATGAATGCTCTCATTATCTATGCTTTGGCTGCCTGCGAACTTTTCCCGGCAGCTGTGCAGGGTTTCTATTGGCAGTCACCTGAAAACAACCTG GTTGATGGCACGGAAACCTTATTGCAGGCCATACTACATTCAAGGAAATGGGGTACCTTAGTGTTTGTAATGCTTGAAATTTTATTCTGGGGTGTCATCGCTGGTTTTCTTCACATGAAAGGCATATACATGAAACTATAA
- the LOC133789651 gene encoding uncharacterized protein LOC133789651 isoform X4: MILVDDAGGAFPSINHSPWFGVTLADFVVPFFLFGVGVSISLVFKKLSNKPRATMKVLLRAIKLFLLGLLLQGGYFHGRSHLTYGVDVGKIRWLGVLQRISIAYLLASMSEIWLVKNIRVESPAAFIRKYYSQGLFAILLCSVYMLLLYGLYVPNWAFAASHLNLSGYASETLAVHCEVRGSLEPPCNSVGLIDRVILGENHLYQRPVYRRTKECSVNSPDYGPLPPNSPGWCLAPFDPEGIISSLMAAITCFVGLLYGHIVVHFKGQRQKILLWSSFSIPLIIMGFILEVLGIPFSKPLYTLSYTFLTAGASGLCLTIIYYIVDVKVIRKPTMLLQWMGMNALIIYALAACELFPAAVQGFYWQSPENNLVDGTETLLQAILHSRKWGTLVFVMLEILFWGVIAGFLHMKGIYMKL, encoded by the exons ATGATATTGGTGGATGACGCCGGAGGAGCTTTTCCGTCAATAAATCATTCTCCATGGTTTGGTGTAACGCTTGCAGATTTTGTAGTGcccttttttctttttggtgTTGGTGTTTCTATCAGTCTAGTATTCAAG AAACTCTCCAATAAACCAAGAGCTACAATGAAAGTACTGCTGAGGGCAATTAAGCTCTTTCTATTAGGATTGTTACTTCAAG GTGGGTATTTCCATGGGCGTAGCCATTTGACGTATGGAGTTGATGTGGGCAAAATTCGTTGGTTAGGAGTGTTACAG AGGATATCAATTGCTTATTTACTAGCTTCAATGTCAGAGATCTGGCTTGTTAAAAACATCAGGGTTGAATCTCCAGCAGCATTTATAAGAAAATACTACTCTCAAGG GTTGTTTGCCATCTTACTCTGCTCAGTTTACATGCTCTTGTTATATGGTCTTTATGTTCCAAATTGGGCTTTTGCAGCTTCCCATTTGAACTTGTCTGGTTATGCTTCAGAAACTTTAGCT GTCCATTGTGAAGTGAGGGGAAGTCTTGAACCTCCTTGCAATTCTGTCGGTTTGATTGACAGAGTTATTCTTGGAGAAAATCATCTTTACCAGCGTCCTGTTTACAGAAGAACAAAG GAATGCAGTGTTAATTCTCCCGACTATGGACCTCTTCCACCAAATTCACCAGGGTGGTGCCTTGCGCCATTTGATCCCGAGGGCATTATAAG TTCTCTGATGGCTGCCATTACATGTTTTGTGGGATTGCTTTACGGGCACATAGTTGTGCATTTTAAG GGCCAAAGACAGAAGATACTTCTGTGGTCCTCATTTTCAATCCCCCTTATAATCATGGGATTCATTCTGGAGGTTTTAG GCATTCCTTTTTCAAAACCTTTATATACTTTGAGCTACACATTTCTGACAGCTGGAGCATCGGGCTTGTGTTTAACCATTATCTATTACATT GTCGATGTCAAAGTGATTAGAAAGCCTACTATGTTATTGCAGTGGATGGGGATGAATGCTCTCATTATCTATGCTTTGGCTGCCTGCGAACTTTTCCCGGCAGCTGTGCAGGGTTTCTATTGGCAGTCACCTGAAAACAACCTG GTTGATGGCACGGAAACCTTATTGCAGGCCATACTACATTCAAGGAAATGGGGTACCTTAGTGTTTGTAATGCTTGAAATTTTATTCTGGGGTGTCATCGCTGGTTTTCTTCACATGAAAGGCATATACATGAAACTATAA
- the LOC133789681 gene encoding uncharacterized protein LOC133789681 — MEAAKLSTIAKTFKPSPIQELSHLAQTCNAINLAEGFPDFPAPLHLKNAAISAIHSDFNQYRHVQGVCDHLAKIVNEKHNLDVNPQTDVALCCGQTEAFAAAIFAIIDKDDEVILFDPCFETYEACITMAGGVPVYVALDPPHWSLNPKILKRSFTERTKAIVLNSPHNPTGKVFTKDELEVIAGECCSRDCLAITDEVYEYITFDNNKHISLASFPGMRNRTIITSSLSKSFSVTGWRVGWAIAPPLIASAIKNIHVKITDSAPAPFQEAALTALTSPPEYFDSLRRDYESKRDYMVKLLEGVGFKIEFKPQGAFFLFAELPENFPFTDIEYVKELIERAGVVAVPGCGFFHANLYLEKLCEVDYRYQNRYIRFAFCKSDQTLASAAQKLGSMKF, encoded by the exons ATGGAAGCTGCCAAACTATCGACTATTGCTAAGACTTTTAAGCCTTCACCAATTCAAGAACTGTCTCATCTAGCCCAGACCTGCAACGCTATCAACTTGGCTGAAGGCTTCCCAGATTTCCCTGCACCTCTTCATCTAAAAAACGCAGCCATTTCAGCCATTCATTCTGATTTCAATCAATACAG gCATGTTCAAGGAGTATGTGACCACCTGGCAAAGATAGTGAATGAGAAGCATAATTTAGATGTGAACCCTCAAACTGATGTAGCCCTTTGCTGTGGCCAAACTGAGGCATTTGCAGCAGCAATCTTTGCAA TAATAGATAAAGATGATGAAGTTATACTGTTTGATCCTTGTTTTGAAACATATGAAGCATGTATTACCATGGCTGGGGGGGTTCCT GTATATGTGGCTCTTGACCCACCTCATTGGTCCTTGAATCCGAAAATTCTTAAGAGGTCTTTTACTGAGAGAACAAAAGCTATAGTATTGAACAG TCCTCACAATCCAACTGGCAAAGTTTTCACCAAAGATGAACTTGAGGTTATTGCTGGAGAATGCTGCAGTAGGGATTGCCTTGCTATAACAGATGAA GTATACGAGTATATCACATTCGACAATAACAAACACATATCTCTTGCTTCATTTCCTGGAATGCGAAACCGGACTATCATCACATCTTCCTTGTCCAAATCCTTTAGTGTAACAG GTTGGAGGGTTGGATGGGCCATAGCCCCACCTTTGATTGCCTCAGCAATTAAAAACATTCATGTCAAAATCACAGATTCTGCTCCAGCACCATTCCAAGAGGCTGCCTTGACTGCTTTAACAAGCCCTCCAGAATATTTTGATTCTCTGCGAAGA GATTATGAGTCCAAAAGAGATTACATGGTCAAGTTGCTTGAAGGGGTTGGTTTTAAAATTGAGTTTAAGCCTCAAGGCGCTTTCTTCTTATTTGCAGAGCTTCCTGAAAATTTCCCATTTACTGAT ATAGAATATGTAAAGGAGTTGATAGAAAGGGCAGGAGTGGTGGCTGTGCCAGGATGTGGATTTTTTCATGCAAACTTGTATTTGGAGAAGCTTTGTGAAGTCGATTATAGGTACCAAAACAGATATATAAGGTTTGCTTTTTGTAAGAGCGATCAAACTTTGGCCTCTGCTGCACAAAAacttggatccatgaaattttga